One stretch of Sardina pilchardus chromosome 17, fSarPil1.1, whole genome shotgun sequence DNA includes these proteins:
- the hcls1 gene encoding src substrate protein p85-like isoform X1 produces MWKSVVGHNVSMKVASEGDDWETDPDFENDVSEQEQRWGAKTIEGSGRKEHISVAELRQNVSREHEVVKKKELEQGPKASYGYGGKFGVENDRMDKVAVGHGYVAEVEQHSSQTDAARGFGGKFGVQKERVDKSAMGYDYKAEVKEHASQKDYAKGFGGKYGVEKEKMDRAAMGYEYKGETEKHQSQKDYSKGFGGKYGVEKEKVDKAALGYDYKAETEKHQSQKDYSKGFGGKYGVEKEKVDKAALGYDYKSQTEMHQSQKDYAKGFGGRYGVETDRMDKSASTFTDMESPTSAYEKTQPLEASTSSAGAGNLKARFENMARASDEENRKKAEEERTRRQAREKREREEAMRRQQEQMSREEPEPEPEPEPEEQRPPSLPQGRKPPQVTRDLPAPPQVTRDMPAPPQVTRDLPAPPQVTRDLPAPPQVTRDLPAPPQVTRDLPAPPQVTRALPETPRDEPEPVEQEEEPEYEEPPCLPPRPVDLLEEPEPEPEPEPEEDDAEYEDIGVPQAPVDDNEYEELPTAGATAVALYDYQGQDDDEISFDPDDIITNIEMVDESWWKGTCNGRTGLFPASYVQTQ; encoded by the exons ATGTGGAAATCAGTGGTGGGGCACAATGTGTCCATGAAGGTGGCATCAGAGGGAGATGACTGGGAGACGGATCCGGATTTTGAG aatgatGTATCTGAGCAGGAGCAGAGATGGGGTGCCAAGACTATAGAAGGCTCTGGTCGGAAAGAACACATCAG TGTGGCAGAGCTGAGACAGAACGTGTCTCGGGAGCATGAGGTAGTGAAGAAGAAGGAACTGGAACAGGGTCCGAAAGCCTCGTACGGCTATGGAGGCAAATTTGGAGTGGAGAACGACCGCATGGACAAG GTGGCAGTGGGGCACGGCTATGTGGCAGAGGTGGAGCAGCACTCTTCCCAGACTGACGCAGCACGTGGATTTGGCGGGAAGTTTGGAGTGCAGAAGGAGCGGGTGGATAAG TCAGCCATGGGTTATGACTACAAGGCTGAGGTGAAGGAACATGCGTCACAAAAAG ACTATGCCAAGGGCTTTGGAGGAAAGTATGGTGTtgagaaagagaagatggaCAGAGCTGCAATGGGTTACGAATataaaggagagacagagaaacaccaGTCCCAGAAAG ATTACTCCAAGGGCTTCGGAGGAAAGTATGgcgtggagaaagagaaagtggacAAAGCTGCTTTGGGTTACGATTacaaagcagagacagagaaacaccaGTCTCAGAAAG ATTACTCCAAGGGATTTGGTGGCAAGTATggagtggagaaagagaaggtcGACAAAGCAGCTTTGGGTTACGACTACAAGTCACAGACAGAAATGCACCAGTCTCAGAAAG ATTATGCCAAAGGCTTTGGAGGTCGTTACGGTGTGGAAACAGATCGTATGGACAAG AGTGCATCCACTTTCACTGATATGGAATCTCCAACTTCGGCCTACGAGAAGACACAGCCACTGGAGGCCT CCACATCCAGTGCTGGAGCAGGGAACCTGAAGGCCCGTTTTGAGAACATGGCGCGTGCGTCGGACGAGGAGAACCGTaagaaggcagaggaggagaggaccagGAGACAGgctagagagaagagggagcgggaggaggCCATGCGCAGAcaacag GAACAGATGAGTAGGgaagagccagagccagagccagagccagagccagaggaaCAGAGGCCCCCGTCCCTCCCTCAGGGCAGGAAACCCCCTCAGGTGACCAGGGATCTGCCAGCACCTCCTCAGGTGACCAGAGATATGCCTGCACCCCCTCAGGTGACCAGGGATCTGCCTGCACCCCCACAGGTGACCAGGGATCTGCCTGCACCCCCACAGGTGACCAGGGATCTGCCTGCACCTCCTCAGGTGACCAGGGATCTGCCTGCACCCCCACAGGTGACCAGGGCTTTGCCTGAAACCCCCAGAGATGAGCCTGAACCAGTGGAACAA GAAGAGGAGCCGGAGTACGAGGAGCCTCCATGTCTGCCCCCTCGTCCGGTGGACCTGTTAGAGGAGCCagaaccagagccagagccagaaccGGAGGAGGATGACGCCGAGTATGAGGATATCGGGGTTCCCCAGGCTCCAG TTGATGACAATGAATATGAAGAACTGCCTACTGCTGGAGCAACAGCCGTTGCCCTTTATGATTATCAAGGCC AGGACGACGACGAGATTTCATTCGATCCAGACGATATCATCACAAACATTGAGATGGTGGATGAATCTTGGTGGAAAGGCACCTGCAATGGCCGCACGGGCCTCTTCCCAGCCTCCTATGTGCAGACACAATGA
- the hcls1 gene encoding src substrate protein p85-like isoform X2: protein MWKSVVGHNVSMKVASEGDDWETDPDFENDVSEQEQRWGAKTIEGSGRKEHISVAELRQNVSREHEVVKKKELEQGPKASYGYGGKFGVENDRMDKVAVGHGYVAEVEQHSSQTDAARGFGGKFGVQKERVDKSAMGYDYKAEVKEHASQKDYAKGFGGKYGVEKEKMDRAAMGYEYKGETEKHQSQKDYSKGFGGKYGVEKEKVDKAALGYDYKAETEKHQSQKDYSKGFGGKYGVEKEKVDKAALGYDYKSQTEMHQSQKDYAKGFGGRYGVETDRMDKSASTFTDMESPTSAYEKTQPLEASTSSAGAGNLKARFENMARASDEENRKKAEEERTRRQAREKREREEAMRRQQEQMSREEPEPEPEPEPEEQRPPSLPQGRKPPQVTRDLPAPPQVTRDMPAPPQVTRDLPAPPQVTRDLPAPPQVTRDLPAPPQVTRALPETPRDEPEPVEQEEEPEYEEPPCLPPRPVDLLEEPEPEPEPEPEEDDAEYEDIGVPQAPVDDNEYEELPTAGATAVALYDYQGQDDDEISFDPDDIITNIEMVDESWWKGTCNGRTGLFPASYVQTQ from the exons ATGTGGAAATCAGTGGTGGGGCACAATGTGTCCATGAAGGTGGCATCAGAGGGAGATGACTGGGAGACGGATCCGGATTTTGAG aatgatGTATCTGAGCAGGAGCAGAGATGGGGTGCCAAGACTATAGAAGGCTCTGGTCGGAAAGAACACATCAG TGTGGCAGAGCTGAGACAGAACGTGTCTCGGGAGCATGAGGTAGTGAAGAAGAAGGAACTGGAACAGGGTCCGAAAGCCTCGTACGGCTATGGAGGCAAATTTGGAGTGGAGAACGACCGCATGGACAAG GTGGCAGTGGGGCACGGCTATGTGGCAGAGGTGGAGCAGCACTCTTCCCAGACTGACGCAGCACGTGGATTTGGCGGGAAGTTTGGAGTGCAGAAGGAGCGGGTGGATAAG TCAGCCATGGGTTATGACTACAAGGCTGAGGTGAAGGAACATGCGTCACAAAAAG ACTATGCCAAGGGCTTTGGAGGAAAGTATGGTGTtgagaaagagaagatggaCAGAGCTGCAATGGGTTACGAATataaaggagagacagagaaacaccaGTCCCAGAAAG ATTACTCCAAGGGCTTCGGAGGAAAGTATGgcgtggagaaagagaaagtggacAAAGCTGCTTTGGGTTACGATTacaaagcagagacagagaaacaccaGTCTCAGAAAG ATTACTCCAAGGGATTTGGTGGCAAGTATggagtggagaaagagaaggtcGACAAAGCAGCTTTGGGTTACGACTACAAGTCACAGACAGAAATGCACCAGTCTCAGAAAG ATTATGCCAAAGGCTTTGGAGGTCGTTACGGTGTGGAAACAGATCGTATGGACAAG AGTGCATCCACTTTCACTGATATGGAATCTCCAACTTCGGCCTACGAGAAGACACAGCCACTGGAGGCCT CCACATCCAGTGCTGGAGCAGGGAACCTGAAGGCCCGTTTTGAGAACATGGCGCGTGCGTCGGACGAGGAGAACCGTaagaaggcagaggaggagaggaccagGAGACAGgctagagagaagagggagcgggaggaggCCATGCGCAGAcaacag GAACAGATGAGTAGGgaagagccagagccagagccagagccagagccagaggaaCAGAGGCCCCCGTCCCTCCCTCAGGGCAGGAAACCCCCTCAGGTGACCAGGGATCTGCCAGCACCTCCTCAGGTGACCAGAGATATGCCTGCACCCCCTCAGGTGACCAGGGATCTGCCTGCACCCCCACAGGTGACCAGGGATCTGCCTGCACCCCCACAGGTGACCAGGGATCTGCCTGCACCTCCTCAG GTGACCAGGGCTTTGCCTGAAACCCCCAGAGATGAGCCTGAACCAGTGGAACAA GAAGAGGAGCCGGAGTACGAGGAGCCTCCATGTCTGCCCCCTCGTCCGGTGGACCTGTTAGAGGAGCCagaaccagagccagagccagaaccGGAGGAGGATGACGCCGAGTATGAGGATATCGGGGTTCCCCAGGCTCCAG TTGATGACAATGAATATGAAGAACTGCCTACTGCTGGAGCAACAGCCGTTGCCCTTTATGATTATCAAGGCC AGGACGACGACGAGATTTCATTCGATCCAGACGATATCATCACAAACATTGAGATGGTGGATGAATCTTGGTGGAAAGGCACCTGCAATGGCCGCACGGGCCTCTTCCCAGCCTCCTATGTGCAGACACAATGA
- the llph gene encoding protein LLP homolog, translating into MAKSLRSKWKRKMRAEKRKKNAPKELARLKSALGHEGKGEITMKDISEISTVVPAEKLKAKPGEVDMEGGDGAGKMDLDDKLNKKTLLNEHGQYPTWMSQRQIKKQKAKRNPKKVGNSKKQKKLAW; encoded by the exons ATGGCGAAGAGTTTACGGAGCAAATGGAAGAGAAAAATGCGTgcggaaaagagaaagaagaacgCACCTAAAGAACTGGCAAGGCTCAAATCGGCCTTGGGCCACGAAGGCAAGGGTGAAATTACTATGAAAGACATATCGGAAATCTCTACGGTAGTGCCAGCGGAGAAGCTGAAGGCAAAGCCAGGAGAGGTGGAcatggagggtggag ATGGGGCCGGTAAAATGGACCTGGATGACAAGCTCAACAAGAAAACCCTGCTCAATGAACACGGACAGTACCCAACATGGATGAGTCAACGACAAATCAAAAAACAGAAGGCCAAACGAAATCCCAAGAAAGTAGGAAACTCCAAGAAGCAGAAGAAGTTGGCGTGGTAG